One window from the genome of Streptomyces sp. NBC_00708 encodes:
- a CDS encoding S8 family serine peptidase — protein MAHDNSPSQPAEGSSGARHQLTLITGDRVTVDAKGRVLGFRPAAGREHIPVQRQMRDGHTLLVPADAHRLINSGKLDRRLFDVTELSRAETRTDHESGLKLIVSYRGGAATAAKAEVRDAGATRVGPVLKSLNAQAVTTPQEDARSVWQALTSKPSGSAQRTTAAGIDRVWLDGVRRASLDKSVAQIGAPTAWKAGYTGKGVKIAVLDTGADATHPDLKGQILAAKNFSASPDTKDRFGHGTHVSSIAAGTGAKSGGKFKGVAPDARLLEGKVLDDDGFGDDSDILAGMEWAVAQGADVINLSLGGTDTPGIDPLEAAVDKLSADSGVLFAIAAGNEGDAAGTVGSPGSADAALTVGAVDDKDLLADFSSRGPRVGDGAIKPDVTAPGVDITAAASPGSVIDKEVGQSPAGYLTISGTSMATPHVAGAAALLKQQHPTWKYTELKAALAASTKPGKYTPFQQGSGRIAVDRAITQSVVADPVSVGFGVQQWPHTDDVPVTKKVSYRNLGTSDVTLALTVQGTGPTGKPAPAGFFSLGATHVTVPAGGTAQVPLTVNTKLGGTADGGYSAYVVATGGGQTVRTAAAVDRERESYDLTLKTVGRDGKPAPYTTSDVYGMSGAAIGVWESPEAVSGTAKLRVPKGGYVLNSAVYIDPEDLGKGVDWLAQPYLNLTGNTTVTFDARLAKPVDFTFPATGTKPVMASPDLQVDYEGNGYGYGWVLDSYKQLRTAHIGPKATGVQLSQHWYGTWAKGAATRYDIALGGPVTRVATGYHRALGSDQLAKVAIRAGSSVKGKTGDVYAWGLLPDSFGGWSAGTNQKLPATTTAYVSTADKVQWGFDFSQNGALDADGYPQLDAWYSLGAPKTLKAGKTYTKTVNTAVFGPYVNADFGVFREGDGITGSIPLVADGNRNAGSSLYSSVKTVLYRNGKAFARNDDPLSGETPVTVPAAAADYRLTTSVRRAADVASVSTRIDASWTFRSGRTKGLTALPVSMVRFAPAVALDSTAKAGKSVSVPVTVQGAAAGKNLKSLTVYVSYDAGKSWKKTAVKKGRISVKNPAKKKSLSFKAKVTDKKGNTSSVAIYNAYFGK, from the coding sequence ATGGCACACGACAACAGCCCGTCGCAGCCGGCCGAGGGCTCGTCCGGCGCACGGCATCAGCTGACACTCATCACCGGCGACCGCGTCACGGTGGACGCCAAGGGCCGGGTCCTGGGCTTCCGTCCCGCGGCGGGGCGCGAGCACATACCCGTGCAACGGCAGATGCGGGACGGGCACACCCTGCTCGTCCCGGCCGACGCACACCGGCTGATCAACTCCGGAAAGCTGGACCGCCGGCTGTTCGACGTCACGGAGCTGAGCCGGGCGGAGACCCGCACGGACCACGAGTCGGGCCTGAAGCTGATCGTCTCCTACCGGGGCGGCGCGGCCACGGCCGCGAAGGCCGAGGTGCGCGACGCGGGCGCCACCCGCGTCGGACCCGTGCTGAAGTCGCTGAACGCCCAGGCGGTGACCACTCCGCAGGAAGACGCCCGCTCCGTCTGGCAGGCGCTCACCAGCAAGCCGTCGGGCAGCGCCCAGCGGACCACGGCCGCCGGGATCGACCGGGTGTGGCTGGACGGAGTACGCCGGGCGAGCCTCGACAAGAGCGTCGCGCAGATCGGCGCCCCGACCGCCTGGAAGGCCGGCTACACCGGCAAAGGCGTCAAGATCGCCGTCCTGGACACCGGCGCGGACGCCACTCATCCGGACCTCAAGGGCCAGATCCTCGCGGCGAAGAACTTCTCCGCTTCGCCCGACACGAAGGACCGTTTCGGCCATGGCACCCATGTCTCCTCCATCGCGGCAGGCACGGGCGCGAAGTCGGGCGGGAAGTTCAAGGGCGTGGCGCCGGACGCCAGGCTCCTCGAAGGCAAGGTGCTCGACGACGACGGTTTCGGCGACGACTCCGACATCCTGGCCGGCATGGAGTGGGCGGTCGCGCAGGGCGCCGACGTCATCAACCTGAGCCTCGGAGGGACCGACACCCCGGGGATCGACCCGCTGGAGGCGGCGGTCGACAAGCTCTCCGCCGACAGCGGCGTGCTCTTCGCCATCGCGGCGGGCAACGAGGGCGACGCGGCGGGCACAGTCGGTTCCCCCGGCAGCGCGGACGCCGCGCTGACCGTCGGTGCGGTCGACGACAAGGACCTGCTGGCGGACTTCTCCAGCAGGGGCCCCCGGGTCGGCGACGGCGCGATCAAGCCCGACGTCACCGCACCCGGCGTGGACATCACGGCGGCCGCCTCACCCGGCTCCGTCATCGACAAGGAGGTCGGTCAGAGCCCGGCGGGCTATCTGACGATCTCCGGTACGTCGATGGCCACCCCGCACGTCGCGGGCGCCGCGGCGCTCCTCAAGCAGCAGCACCCCACCTGGAAGTACACCGAGCTCAAGGCGGCCCTCGCGGCCTCCACGAAGCCGGGGAAGTACACCCCCTTCCAGCAGGGTTCGGGCCGGATCGCCGTCGACCGGGCGATCACCCAGTCCGTGGTCGCCGACCCGGTCTCGGTCGGCTTCGGCGTCCAGCAGTGGCCGCACACCGATGACGTGCCGGTCACCAAGAAGGTGTCGTACCGCAACCTCGGCACGAGCGACGTCACGCTCGCGCTCACCGTCCAGGGCACCGGCCCGACGGGCAAGCCCGCCCCGGCCGGCTTCTTCTCCCTCGGGGCCACCCACGTGACCGTCCCGGCTGGCGGCACCGCCCAGGTGCCGCTGACCGTGAACACCAAGCTCGGCGGCACGGCCGACGGCGGCTACTCCGCCTACGTCGTCGCGACCGGCGGCGGCCAGACCGTCCGCACCGCCGCCGCCGTCGACCGCGAGCGCGAGTCGTACGACCTCACGCTCAAGACCGTCGGGCGCGACGGCAAGCCGGCCCCGTACACCACGAGCGACGTCTACGGCATGAGCGGCGCCGCGATCGGCGTGTGGGAGTCTCCCGAGGCCGTGAGCGGAACGGCGAAGCTTCGCGTCCCCAAGGGCGGGTACGTGCTGAACTCAGCCGTGTACATCGACCCGGAGGACCTGGGCAAGGGCGTCGACTGGCTCGCCCAGCCCTATCTGAACCTCACCGGGAACACCACGGTCACGTTCGACGCACGCCTGGCCAAGCCGGTGGACTTCACCTTTCCGGCCACCGGCACGAAGCCCGTGATGGCCTCGCCCGACCTCCAGGTCGACTACGAGGGCAATGGCTACGGGTACGGCTGGGTGCTCGACTCGTACAAGCAGCTGCGCACCGCGCACATCGGTCCGAAGGCGACCGGTGTCCAGCTTTCCCAGCACTGGTACGGCACGTGGGCCAAGGGCGCGGCGACCCGTTACGACATCGCACTCGGGGGCCCCGTGACCCGGGTGGCGACCGGCTACCACCGTGCGTTGGGCAGCGACCAGCTGGCCAAGGTCGCCATCCGCGCCGGTTCGTCTGTCAAGGGCAAGACCGGTGACGTCTACGCCTGGGGCCTGCTGCCCGACTCGTTCGGAGGTTGGTCCGCCGGAACGAACCAGAAGCTTCCGGCTACCACCACCGCGTACGTCTCCACCGCCGACAAGGTGCAGTGGGGCTTCGACTTCTCCCAGAACGGGGCGCTCGACGCGGACGGCTACCCGCAGCTCGACGCCTGGTACTCCCTCGGGGCCCCGAAGACGCTCAAGGCCGGCAAGACGTACACGAAGACCGTGAACACCGCGGTGTTCGGACCTTACGTCAACGCCGACTTCGGGGTCTTCCGGGAAGGTGACGGGATCACCGGGTCGATACCGTTGGTCGCCGACGGCAACCGGAACGCCGGGTCCTCCCTGTACAGCTCGGTGAAGACGGTGCTCTACCGCAACGGCAAGGCGTTCGCCAGGAACGACGACCCGCTGTCGGGCGAAACCCCCGTCACCGTGCCAGCCGCGGCGGCCGACTACCGGCTGACCACGTCGGTACGGCGCGCCGCCGACGTCGCCTCGGTCTCCACCCGGATCGACGCGAGCTGGACCTTCCGCTCCGGCCGGACCAAGGGGCTCACCGCCCTGCCGGTCTCCATGGTCCGCTTCGCTCCGGCGGTGGCGCTGGACAGTACGGCCAAGGCCGGCAAGTCCGTGTCCGTTCCGGTGACCGTGCAGGGAGCGGCCGCCGGGAAAAACCTCAAGTCGCTCACCGTGTATGTCAGTTATGACGCAGGGAAGTCCTGGAAGAAGACCGCGGTCAAGAAGGGCAGGATCTCGGTGAAGAACCCGGCGAAGAAGAAGTCGCTCTCGTTCAAGGCCAAGGTCACGGACAAGAAGGGCAACACGTCCTCGGTGGCGATCTACAACGCCTACTTCGGCAAGTAG
- a CDS encoding 3-hydroxyacyl-CoA dehydrogenase family protein, translated as MAFVLPTRIESRPVTVIGAGTLGRRIALMFATRGGEVRIFDPNRAVAEQAVAYVSEHIGEVAATVEAGRPGTAVAHDDQADAVADAWLVVEAVPEHLDLKKTVFADLDRQAASDAILASNSSSYPTSQFIDGVTHTERVVNMHFYMPPKQNAVDLMSDGRTDPDVLSFLKDELPKYGVFPFEAHKESTGFIFNRIWAAIKREALAVVAEGVSTPQDVDQMWQINMGLKAGPFRMMDQVGLDVVLDIENHYAAENPHLPEGPRKLLRGYVDAGHLGVKTGRGFYDGYPTPAA; from the coding sequence ATGGCTTTCGTCCTTCCTACCCGCATCGAGTCCCGCCCCGTCACCGTGATCGGCGCGGGCACCCTCGGCCGCCGGATCGCCCTGATGTTCGCCACCCGCGGTGGAGAGGTCCGGATCTTCGACCCCAACCGCGCCGTCGCCGAGCAGGCCGTCGCCTACGTCTCCGAGCACATCGGCGAGGTCGCCGCCACCGTCGAGGCCGGCCGGCCAGGCACCGCCGTGGCCCATGACGACCAGGCCGACGCCGTGGCCGATGCCTGGCTGGTCGTGGAGGCCGTGCCCGAGCACCTCGACCTGAAGAAGACGGTCTTCGCCGACCTCGACCGGCAGGCCGCCTCCGACGCGATCCTCGCCAGCAACTCCTCGTCCTACCCGACCAGCCAGTTCATCGACGGGGTCACCCACACCGAACGCGTCGTCAACATGCACTTCTACATGCCGCCGAAGCAGAACGCCGTCGACCTGATGTCCGACGGCCGGACCGACCCGGACGTGCTGTCCTTCCTCAAGGACGAACTGCCCAAGTACGGCGTCTTCCCGTTCGAGGCCCACAAGGAAAGCACCGGCTTCATCTTCAACCGCATCTGGGCCGCCATCAAGCGCGAGGCCCTGGCCGTGGTTGCCGAGGGCGTCTCCACCCCTCAGGACGTAGACCAGATGTGGCAGATCAACATGGGCCTGAAGGCCGGCCCGTTCCGGATGATGGACCAGGTCGGCCTCGACGTGGTGCTCGACATCGAGAACCACTACGCCGCCGAGAACCCGCACCTGCCCGAGGGGCCGCGCAAGCTGCTCCGCGGCTACGTCGATGCCGGCCACCTCGGGGTGAAGACCGGCCGCGGCTTCTACGACGGCTACCCCACCCCCGCCGCCTGA
- a CDS encoding 3-hydroxyacyl-CoA dehydrogenase NAD-binding domain-containing protein: MAVVTIVGAGVIGISWARLFGEAGWEVRISDPRPDLAEVVARDLAGLEVTATGDLAAAAAGADFVQEAGPERTDVKEQMFGTLAAHTADGVVLASSSSSLLPSVIAKGNPAADRIVIGHPFNPPELMPLVEVVPGPETSAATVDRAMEAYRGLGKLPIRLKREIPGFVGNRLQKVFNDQATYLVQQGVIDVSDLDDLVRASLGLRWATIGPFESGSLGGGPAGMRHLVEHVGSQLTFEIGSPDPAGMGEVLDAVEAAYGTGEQAYRRLAELRDRRTRAALVPLDWPEPPTGVTEGGRK, from the coding sequence ATGGCGGTTGTGACGATCGTCGGAGCCGGTGTCATCGGCATCTCGTGGGCACGGCTGTTCGGCGAGGCGGGCTGGGAGGTCCGGATCAGCGACCCGCGGCCCGACCTGGCCGAGGTGGTGGCCCGCGACCTGGCGGGCCTCGAGGTGACGGCGACCGGCGACCTGGCCGCCGCAGCGGCCGGCGCCGACTTCGTCCAGGAAGCCGGGCCCGAGCGCACCGACGTCAAGGAGCAGATGTTCGGCACGCTGGCCGCGCACACGGCGGACGGCGTGGTGCTGGCCTCGTCCTCGTCCTCGCTGTTGCCCTCCGTGATCGCGAAGGGCAACCCGGCGGCGGACCGGATCGTGATCGGTCACCCGTTCAACCCGCCCGAGCTGATGCCACTGGTGGAGGTGGTGCCCGGACCGGAGACCTCCGCAGCGACGGTGGACCGGGCCATGGAGGCGTACCGCGGGCTCGGCAAGCTGCCGATCCGGCTGAAGAGGGAGATCCCGGGCTTCGTCGGCAACCGCCTGCAGAAAGTCTTCAACGACCAGGCCACCTACCTGGTGCAGCAGGGCGTCATCGACGTGTCGGACCTCGACGACCTGGTCCGCGCCTCCCTCGGACTGCGCTGGGCCACCATCGGACCGTTCGAAAGTGGCAGCCTCGGCGGCGGACCGGCCGGCATGCGGCACCTGGTGGAGCACGTGGGGTCCCAGTTGACCTTCGAGATCGGCAGCCCCGACCCAGCCGGCATGGGCGAGGTCCTCGACGCGGTCGAAGCGGCCTACGGCACCGGTGAGCAGGCATACCGGCGCCTCGCCGAACTCCGCGACCGGCGCACCAGGGCCGCCCTCGTCCCGCTGGACTGGCCCGAGCCTCCGACCGGCGTCACCGAAGGAGGCCGGAAGTGA
- a CDS encoding LysR family transcriptional regulator, translating to MEDRPEDIALSRRLLEQFLTVAREGHFGRSAELLGMSQPPLSQSIQRLERMLGVRLLDRGPGGARPTAAGRVFAADAQRLLDLQGAAVARARRVADGVEGDLRVGYVSLLSHLYLPAVLRAAAEELPGLRIHLRHGSSGAVADQVRTGLIDLGFLRDPARLSADLVSAVVATERIEAAIPRCHRLAGTDRIGLDRLRDEDFALPDPTALPVLAEQVHLACHRAGFTPRGIVLADDLSGLLSHVAAGRCVSLLPAGARQLTDEVVLLPLLGDTGDLRTTVRAVHRTDADPTVTRLLQVIAGLRPGHAH from the coding sequence ATGGAAGATAGGCCTGAAGATATTGCGTTGTCTCGGCGGCTGCTGGAGCAGTTCCTCACCGTGGCCCGGGAAGGGCACTTCGGACGGTCCGCCGAGCTCCTCGGCATGAGCCAGCCGCCGCTCAGTCAGTCGATCCAGCGCCTGGAGCGGATGCTCGGTGTCCGCCTGCTGGACCGCGGCCCCGGCGGGGCCCGGCCGACCGCCGCCGGGCGGGTGTTCGCCGCTGACGCGCAGCGACTGCTCGACCTGCAGGGCGCCGCGGTCGCCCGGGCCCGCCGGGTCGCCGACGGCGTCGAGGGCGACCTCCGGGTCGGTTACGTCAGCCTGCTCAGTCACCTCTACCTTCCGGCGGTGCTGCGCGCTGCTGCCGAGGAGCTCCCGGGGCTGCGCATCCACCTCCGGCACGGCTCCTCGGGCGCGGTGGCCGACCAGGTGCGGACCGGCTTGATCGACCTCGGCTTTCTGCGCGACCCTGCCCGACTCTCCGCCGACCTGGTCAGCGCTGTCGTGGCCACCGAGCGGATCGAGGCCGCCATCCCCCGCTGCCACCGCCTCGCCGGTACCGACAGGATCGGACTGGACCGCCTCCGCGACGAGGACTTCGCGCTGCCCGACCCCACCGCCCTGCCGGTGCTGGCCGAGCAGGTCCACCTGGCCTGCCACCGGGCCGGCTTCACCCCCCGGGGCATCGTCCTGGCCGACGACCTCAGTGGCCTGCTCAGCCACGTCGCCGCCGGACGATGTGTCAGCCTGCTGCCCGCAGGGGCCCGGCAGCTCACCGACGAGGTGGTGCTCCTCCCCCTGCTGGGCGACACAGGCGACCTGCGGACCACCGTCCGGGCCGTGCACCGCACCGACGCAGACCCGACCGTGACCCGCCTGCTCCAGGTGATCGCGGGCCTGCGCCCCGGGCACGCCCACTGA